A section of the Salmo salar chromosome ssa05, Ssal_v3.1, whole genome shotgun sequence genome encodes:
- the mdc1 gene encoding mediator of DNA damage checkpoint protein 1 isoform X1, whose product MEATQLIDDSVLEESEEEEDDGEKRGEPLAKLRVLKNKHITETELPLYQGENVLGRNPDSCSLPLGARSVSKQHTIISISVFRGNRRHGNVAAMETEALVWDLGSMNGTRKGRAKLTPHVRYALTEGECVVIADIPCQYVSVDQRGGQGHMQNPTNAHSGRGRRSRLDRKAQLRGSPSGQGLGRETGTPKTERPTEGRGVNGEMGAPLSTELGGKGKTPAIPLSFEQTPTQPERTLVPESESDSDGEREGRRDKRGKYFVSDSDSHMSSPTCSTFLSPTNKVIPESEDESPITPSPSAKNRPKKIVSFSEEESDMDGPRQQPRRRRAQVIVDNSEEEEEEGKEGKEALGEKETGKRTRGKEDVSVVNQVRQAERDGPMVSTEDKFNMDSDTDVEGEEEMGLSAPVNAVKPPAVTEPPTTDSDPGQIHMDSDTDVEEGDDSKLMLTAADVERKPVDSVPVVQPTEIHLDSDTDVDDDDDVVVVSDSATNVTSFVSDPAEKPDDSAPAVPPVEFHLDTDTDVEEEDTDTRSKTVPESDCGGIRTGIAGHQEILLDSDTDEEDNPFAPPASSRTAELLIPPTSVGPAAAAPLEIMSDSDTDLEEDATQTRNLPPPNVATVTEDAVLASRQAVLPSPTTTTTGAVAKTTALRSQDSDADTDAEDERLEPKPPRCRPPAGMVPESDLSEPSDFRMDSDTEEDGPREAGQGQTGGRIREGAAGPGLLPLGGSPGPHQKCSTPLASSVQEEIETQAFFSPSDPFRHPALPPVLRPTAALSCSASDSQEDDDIVVAETQSYVLEAQNQDHQSNLPLEPTLDATQPYSLEPSLGEDREEQPSRGSFQLGLSDSSHLQTRDQASESTQAFSFPGGDSDLEATQTYGSGGGSKEPGLGQRSAVFGRNRQVDFVLEATQAYAAQPRSDTEEEDEEETQPLEFPTPSNVATTETLPMSAYEEEDGEEEEDLVGAKPLTPVRRGRSGGAREREEEEHETQTGEVLTNQYLSTAQTLDMLQESDDEEEAKPDSPRRRRSQKQTVDEEETQTVGAYLSTAETQPMFTAAEDDDDEEEEELNPPSPGRRGSSRRGRVEEEETQPSEFLTSSHISTAETQPMGTCDTEEEKEEDTKAKGRAQRRRGKESEAGTSGVSSRGRRGARGGDESSEPLKTQMKGKAVNTARGGGRRGKVLPEEEESEKEAEVVGQGRRGRGRKSVKQQKEGEKDRLEKERREKERREKERREEEEGMEKERQEQAEKERRVEDEGIEKERQEQAEKEQLQKEKVESGRVMKEQQDRERMEQELKEQDERLERERVEREETERMERERLERERKEREEQEGLECERAKREKERLQKEKERIERERKEREDGKRLEREEKEKQEKLERESRQREALERLERERVEKERIEGEQAEKERLEKERREILEKEKMEREEKKKQERERLKKNNEEKERLDRQMKERDLKEKQEREKKERGKREAEEKEKEIKERQAKEQGEKQAKKDDENEPKTSTRGRRATSRRTVTVPPTTEPQPELDILSSKPEPVPASITRSRSNSSNSVSSERSSIGTQGSRGRGGRKTTSTTEPAPGPDNPTRNSTRRRTMVGTVVAPPAAVEVTVQDILSSEQFVARRTRSRSSSTNSHSSTNSEVSTCIVASVSSQSKGRGGGRRRKTGTESLSPSNRQSEQPPAPKPTARGRRSQKVEDYGPHPEMNEKADSQEAGGTTRGQKKTAKTIEPDPVVADEETTPAQVTEDSPAPRGNGRGRGRGGQKDNTPESTPTIAGGDTPSEEGLESKTGGRGKGRKRGLEEEEESRGFKVPRGKAKVQRGGRCRTAEEEGEEEENPTSTPAKRGRASTAQVKKIAEEEKSMEGQSEKMEEAGTVQRKVRGRQSTVQIKKKEDAVLASNSVVPQTPTGKGRGKRRASVESSPLAKTPRSSSVSALSSLSSPGTLGPARAATQSYKVLFTGVVDEEGGKVVSHLGGSLAKGVADMTHLVTDRVRRTVKFLCAVARGVPVVTTDWLDKCGKVGRYLPTDRYLVKDREQENKFSFCLEESLRTASTQPLLQGYEVHVTRSVLPEPAQMKDIIVCSGARFLSTMPSTQKAQARTLVISCGEDWALCAPALSASLPVLSAEFLLTGILQQRVDLVTHVLSAPKPRAQPGAKGQTRGRKRM is encoded by the exons ATGGAGGCAACACAGCTGATCGATGACTCAGTATTGGAAgagtcagaggaggaggaggatgatggagAGAAGCGAGGAGAGCCACTGGCCAAACTCAGGGTGTTAAAAAATAAACACATCACAGAGACTG agtTGCCTCTCTACCAGGGAGAAAATGTGTTGGGTCGAAACCCAGACTCCTGCTCCCTGCCCCTCGGGGCCCGCTCCGTATCCAAGCAACACACCATCATCTCCATCTCAGTGTTTCGCGGCAACCGTCGTCACGGCAATGTTGCCGCCATGGAGACAGAGGCTTTAGTGTGGGACCTGGGCAGCATGAACGGGACAAGGAAGGGCCGGGCCAAACTGACCCCTCACGTCCGCTACGCTCTGACCGAGGGAGAGTGTGTGGTAATAGCTGACATCCCCTGCCAGTATGTCTCTGTGGACCAGAGGGGGGGACAGGGGCACATGCAGAACCCGACGAACGCACACTCTGGAAGGGGAAGGAGGTCACGGCTAGACAGGAAGGCCCAGCTCAGAGGAAGCCCTAGCGGCCAAGGTCTGGGACGAGAGACTGGCACACCGAAGACTGAGAGACCGACTGAGGGTAGAGGAGTCAATGGAGAGATGGGGGCACCATTGTCGACTGAGCTGGGTGGAAAGGGTAAAACTCCGGCCATACCCCTGTCGTTTGAACAAACCCCCACACAGCCTGAGAGGACACTGGTGCCTGAATCTGAGTCTGACTCcgatggagagcgagagggacggagagacaaaCGGGGAAAGTACTTTG TCTCTGATTCTGACTCCCACATGTCCAGTCCCACCTGTTCTACATTCCTCAGTCCTACAAACAAAGTCATTCCAGAGAG TGAGGACGAGAGCCCCATCACTCCCTCCCCCTCCGCTAAAAACAGACCCAAGAAAATAGTGAGCTTCAGTGAGGAGGAGAGCGACATGGATGGACCGAGACAGCAGCCCAGGAGAAGAAGAGCCCAAGTGATAGTGGACAACagcgaagaagaggaggaggaggggaaggaagggAAAGAGGCTCTAGGAGAGAAGGAAACTGGGAAAAGGACAAGAGGAAAGGAGGATGTGTCAGTGGTGAACCAGGTCCGTCAAGCTGAGAGAGATGGACCAATGGTGTCTACAGAGGACAAGTTTAACATGGACAGTGACACAgacgtagagggagaggaggagatggggctgTCTGCACCTGTAAACGCTGTTAAACCACCAGCCGTAACAGAACCTCCTACTACAGACTCTGACCCAGGCCAGATCCACATGGACAGTGATACTGATGTGGAGGAAGGGGATGACTCTAAATTAATGTTAACTGCTGCCGATGTGGAGAGGAAACCAGTAGATTCTGTCCCAGTGGTGCAGCCAACAGAGATCCACCTGGACAGTGATACAGatgtggatgatgatgatgatgttgttgttgtgtcagACAGTGCTACCAATGTTACCTCCTTCGTATCCGATCCGGCCGAGAAACCAGACGATTCTGCCCCTGCGGTGCCGCCCGTAGAATTCCACCTAGACACTGACACAGATGTGGAAGAGGAGGACACAGACACACGTTCCAAAACAGTTCCAGAATCAGATTGTGGTGGGATCAGAACAGGGATTGCTGGTCACCAGGAGATCCTTTTGGACAGTGATACTGATGAAGAAGACAACCCTTTTGCCCCTCCGGCCAGCAGCAGAACAGCGGAGCTCCTTATTCCACCCACCAGTGTAGGACCTGCAGCTGCTGCTCCTCTGGAGATCATGTCTGACAGCGACACAGACTTAGAGGAAGACGCCACACAGACcaggaaccttcctcctcctaatgTCGCCACGGTAACGGAGGACGCGGTGTTAGCGTCGCGACAGGCCGTGCTTCCATCACCCACAACAACGACAACCGGTGCTGTTGCCAAGACAACCGCTCTCAGGTCTCAGGACTCTGATGCTGACACAGATGCTGAGGATGAGCGGTTGGAGCCCAAACCCCCCCGGTGTCGGCCCCCAGCAGGGATGGTCCCGGAGTCGGACCTCAGTGAGCCCAGTGACTTCAGGATGGACAGTGATACGGAGGAGGATGGACCAAGGGAGGCAGGCCAGGGACAGACTGGAGGTCGGATCAGAGAGGGGGCAGCTGGCCCTGGGCTGCTCCCCCTGGGTGGTTCCCCTGGCCCTCATCAGAAGTGCTCCACCCCTTTGGCATCGTCAGTACAGGAGGAGATTGAGACTCAGGCCTTCTTCAGTCCCTCTGACCCATTCAGAC ACCCAGCTCTCCCTCCTGTGCTGAGGCCTACAGCAGCATTGTCCTGCTCTGCATCAGACAGCCAGGAGGACGATGACATTGTGGTGGCCGAGACCCAGTCATATGTGTTGGAGGCCCAGAACCAGGACCATCAGAGCAACCTTCCATTGGAACCCACCCTGGATGCCACGCAGCCCTACAGTCTGGAGCCTTCCTTGGGGGAGGACCGGGAGGAGCAGCCCAGCCGAGGCTCCTTCCAGCTGGGTCTGTCAGACAGCAGCCACCTCCAGACCAGGGACCAGGCCTCAGAGAGCACCCAGGCATTCAGCTTCCCAGGTGGGGATTCTGACCTGGAGGCCACCCAGACCTATGGATCTGGAGGGGGGAGCAAGGAGCCTGGCCTGGGCCAGAGGTCTGCGGTGTTCGGGAGGAACAGGCAGGTGGACTTTGTCCTGGAGGCAACACAGGCTTATGCTGCCCAGCCTCGCAGTGACacagaggaggaagatgaagaggagacacAGCCCTTGGAATTCCCCACCCCGTCTAATGTTGCTACGACTGAAACCCTGCCCATGTCTGCCTATGAGGAAGAGGacggtgaggaggaggaagatttgGTTGGGGCCAAGCCCCTGACcccagtaaggagagggagatctggaggagcgagggagagagaggaagaggagcatGAGACCCAGACTGGTGAGGTGCTGACCAACCAATACCTCTCCACAGCTCAAACTCTGGACATGCTCCAGGAGAGTGATGATGAGGAAGAAGCCAAACCAGACTCGCCTAGAAGAAGACGGTCCCAAAAACAGACAGTAGACGAGGAAGAGACACAGACTGTTGGCGCCTACCTCTCCACTGCTGAAACCCAGCCCATGTTTACTGCtgctgaggatgatgatgatgaggaggaggaagaactcAACCCTCCATCACCCGGAAGGAGGGGAAGTTCCcggagagggagagtagaagaggaggagacacaACCTAGTGAGTTCCTCACCAGCTCCCACATCTCCACCGCTGAAACTCAGCCTATGGGTACTTGTGACactgaggaagagaaggaggaagacACCAAAGCTAAAGGACGGGCTCAGAGAAGGCGAGGGAAAGAGTCGGAGGCTGGGACAAGCGGTGTCAGCagtagaggtagaagaggagctagaggaggagatgagagctcTGAGCCTCTGAAAACGCAGATGAAGGGGAAGGCTGTGAACACCGCGAGAggcggagggaggagagggaaggtgttgcctgaggaggaagagagtgagaaagaggcgGAGGTGGTTGGgcaagggaggaggggaagaggaagaaagagTGTGAAAcaacagaaagagggagaaaaagacaGACTTGAGAAGGAACGGAGAGAGAAGGAACGGAGAGAGAAGGaacggagagaggaggaagagggaatgGAGAAGGAAAGACAAGAACAGGCTGAGAAGGAACGGAGAGTGGAGGACGAGGGAATAGAGAAGGAAAGACAAGAACAGGCTGAGAAGGAACAGTTGCAGAAGGAAAAAGTGGAATCAGGAAGGGTTATGAAGGAacaacaggacagagagaggatggagcaggaacTTAAAGAACAAGATGAGagattagagagggagagggtggaaagAGAAGAAAcagaaaggatggagagagagcggcTTGAGAGGGAAAGGAAGGAACGAGAAGAGCAAGAAGGACTGGAGTGCGAGAGGGcaaaaagagaaaaggagagattacagaaagaaaaagaaagaatagagagggagaggaaagaaagagaagacGGGAAAAGACTGGAGAGGGAGGAAAAAGAGAAGCAAGAAAAATTGGAGCGAGAAAGCAGGCAAAGGGAAGCGCTAGAgcgattggagagagagagggtggagaaagagagaatagagggagaacAAGCCGAAAAGGAAAGACTGGAGAAAGAGCGTAGAGAGATATTGGAGAAAGAAAAAatggaaagagaagagaagaaaaaacAGGAGCGAGAACGACTGAAGAAGAACAACGAAGAGAAGGAACGATTAGACAGGCAAATGAAGGAAAGAGACCTGAAAGAAaaacaggagagggagaagaaggaaaGAGGAAAGAGGGAAGCCGAGGAGAAAGAAAAGGAGATTAAAGAACGACAAGCGAAGGAACAAGGAGAAAAACAAGCAAAGAAAGATGACGAAAATGAGCCAAAAACATCCACGAGAGGTcgcagagccacctccaggagaACCGTCACGGTTCCACCCACAACGGAACCACAACCTGAACTTGATATTCTGTCCAGCAAACCAGAACCAGTCCCAGCTAGTATAACTAGGTCTCGCTCCAACTCTTCCAACTCTGTCAGCTCTGAGAGATCCAGCATAGGCACTCaggggagcagagggagaggggggaggaagaccACCAGCACCACAGAGCCAGCCCCTGGTCCAGACAACCCCACCCGCAACAGCACCAGGAGAAGGACGATGGTCGGGACGGTTGTGGCTCCCCCTGCTGCTGTGGAGGTCACAGTGCAGGACATTCTCTCCAGCGAACAGTTTGTTGCCAGGAGAACCCGCTCTCGCTCCAGCTCCACCAACTCCCACAGCTCCACCAACTCAGAGGTCTCCACCTGTATCGTGGCTAGCGTGAGCTCTCAGAgcaaagggaggggaggagggagaaggaggaaaaCTGGGACAGAGTCTCTCTCCCCCAGTAACAGGCAGAGTGAGCAGCCTCCAGCCCCCAAGCCCACAGCCAGAGGCAGGAGAAGCCAGAAAGTAGAGGATTATGGTCCACACCCTGAGATGAATGAGAAGGCTGATTCTCAGGAGGCTGGTGGTACCACTAGAGGGCAGAAGAAAACAGCCAAAACCATTGAGCCAGACCCTGTAGTAGCAGATGAAGAAACCACTCCAGCCCAGGTAACAGAGGACTCCCCCGCTCCTAGAGGGAATGGAAGAGGCCGGGGCCGAGGCGGACAGAAAGACAACACACCTGAATCCACTCCTACAATAGCAGGAGGGGACACTCCAAGTGAAGAGGGACTGGAGTCTAAAACaggtgggagagggaaagggaggaagagggggctggaagaggaggaggagagcagggggTTCAAGGTTCCCCGGGGGAAAGCTAAGgttcagaggggagggagatgcaggacagcagaggaggaaggagaggaagaggagaatccTACATCCACTCCAGCAAAGAGGGGAAGAGCCTCCACTGCCCAGGTGAAGAAGAtagcagaggaggagaagagtatggagggacagagtgagaagaTGGAAGAGGCTGGTACTGTGCAGAGGAAAGTCCGAGGCAGGCAGTCGACGGTTCAGATAAAGAAAAAAGAGGACGCTGTTTTGGCCTCTAATTCTGTg GTGCCCCAGACCCCTACAGGTAAGGGCAGAGGTAAGCGTAGGGCCTCTGTGGAATCATCACCGCTGGCTAAGACCCCtcgctcctcctctgtctctgccctgtcctccctctcctcccctgggaCACTGGGCCCAGCTAGGGCTGCCACGCAGTCCTACAAG